In Exiguobacterium acetylicum, the genomic stretch ATTGTCGTCTCGACCCACGTCATGGATGAAATCAATGAATGTGACCGGGCAGCATTGATCTATAACGGTCGGATCATCGCCTACGATCCGCTCGACCGTTTGCTCGCACAGACTGAAAACGGTCAGGTCGAGGAACTGTTCCTGCTCGCTGGAAAGGACGTGACGTGATGTGGCAACTCGCACGACGGGTCATCCGTCAAACGTTGAACGATAAACGAAGCGTCGGACTGATTTTGCTTGCTCCGTTATTAATCTTCACCTTGATCTATTTCCTACTTGGAAACGATGATTACACGCCTGTCGTCGCCATCAGTCAAGATGTACCGGCACCGGTCTCACAAGCGATCGAAAAACAGGATCTGTCGCTTAAAACGTATAACGGCAGCGATGCGGACGCCTACCTCAAGGACCATGAAACGGTCGACGTCGTGTTAGACATGAAAGATAACCAGCTAGCATTGAACCTCCGCGAACCTTCAACGAAAAGTTCAAAGGCACTACGCGAGATTCAAGCTGGACTGGCATCGCTGCAACCGACGATGCAACTCGAGACGAACTATCTGTACGGAGATGTCGATCAATCAACGTTTGATGCGCTCGGTTTCGTTTTTTTATCGCTGTTCTCGTTCTTCTTCGTCTTCATCTTATCAGCAATGGCTCTCGTCAAGGAACGCAGTGGTGGCACGCTCGAGCGGTTGATGATGACACCGATTCGCCAAACCGACGTCATCTTCGGCTATACGCTCGGTTATAGCGTCTTCGCCTCCATCCAGGCGATTCTTGTGGTCCTGTATGCAACGACCGTTCTTGACTTACCGTCTGAAGGTTCGATCATCTGGGTCTTCCTGACGATGCTTGGACTTGCCGTCGTCGCGGTCTTGTTCGGCGCAACGATTTCGATTTTCGCCCAGTCTGAATTACAAGTCGTCCAATTGATTCCTTTTACGATCATTCCGCAGATTTTCTTCTCGGGATTGATTCCGCTTGATTTGATTCCATACGGACTCGGTAACATCGGATACATCACCCCGATTTTCTACGGAGCGAGTGCGATCAAAGAGGTACTTGTCTACGGCAACGGTTGGTCGAGCATCTGGCCGTACTGGCTCGGACTATTTCTTTATGGTGCAGCACTGTTCCTCTTAAATATGCTCGCCCTTAACAAGTATCGCGGACACCAAAAAAGACACGGCTGATTACACGAGCCGTGTCTGATTTTGCTTAAGCTGTTCGAGGAAAGCAGTCCGTTGAGAGGGATCGAGTGTCTGTTCTGCTACGTCGGCATAGCGAACGAGCTGATAGATTTCATGCGGGACTGTGACTTCTAAGCGTATTAACCACTCCGTCAGCGTTTCATATGTCCGCCGTTGCTGCGCTGGAGCAAGTGATTGATTGAACGCGCGCACCGCTTCACGAATTTTTGAATCAAGCATACTGTCTTCTAAGGAGAGCTGGACTTCAGGGGTTAGCGGAAGCGATAGAGCGGTTCGTTTCGGTTGATGCTTTGATGGGAATGACCACTGCATGCGGTTGAATCGTTGTCGACGATACAGATAGATGATCATCACTAGAGCGACAATCCAAGAAGCCACGCGAGTGATTTGATTGATTGCATCCGTCCATGATCCCTTTCCCACTTCAACAACAGGTTTCTTATCCGGCTCTTTCCGATATCCTTTGTGCCCATTTTTTGAAGAGTTCAGTGCCTTTGTGATCAAATCTTTTTTCGCATAAATGACTTTTTTAGTCGGTAAAATTGTGCTCGGGACATGTACCCAGTTTCCTGTCGATTGATCAATCGGAGGATCAATCAATGCCTGATACGACATTTTTACGCCCACGACGCCTAAAAATAGCACTAGGCACGTCAAAAAAGTCATTCCAATGATTCGATATCTCATTTCATCCTGCACCTCCAAACCGAATTGAAATCCGTGACACAAGACCTTTTCCCATATGTTACCATGAAAGGAGGCGATTCAGATGAGTTACGAAAAAGTATTTCAAATGCCAATGTTGCAGCTGTATCAGGTATACCGTCAAAAAGTCGAGCGTAAGCAACGGACACAAGACGAACTCGATGACGTGCTGTTCTGGTTGACCGGACACACGCAATCCACTCTTGAACAAGCCATACAAACCCAAAACGTCGCAGCCTTTTTCGAGCACGCACCTGCCCTGAATGAACGTCGTTTTTTAGTCACTGGCGTCATCTGCGGGATTCGTGTGGAACATCTAACGGATCCGCTCATTCGTAACATCCGGATTCTCGACAAACTCGTCGACGAACTGGCGAAAGGAAAAGCGTTATCTAAAATCCTACGATAAGGAGGAATGCTGATGTCTACTTTACTCAGTACACTGGCGATCCTCGTCATGGTGACCAGTGTGATTTATTTCATCGTCTATCAAGTTAAACGAAATAAAGGAACCCATCGTTCCCCCGTTTATCGACTTGTCTTTGGTGGTCTGTTGGTCGGCTTGATGGTCAGTTATTTTTTGTTGACGTGAGTCGTGATTTTCAGTTTTTAAATTAAACAATAAAATCATTAATACAGTATTTGAAATAATGAAGGAGGTATACGCTTGAAACTTCGAAAATGGTTCCTTCCACTTGTATTGCTCACCTGTCTCGCCTCTCCGAATGCTGCGACGTCGTATGTGAAATGGACGGTCACTCCAACAGGTCACTATCTCGAACGTCTGCAAGCGGCTGACATTCCTTATAAAGTCCGCCAACACACGCTTTACATTCAAGAAAAGGATCTGCGCCGCGTCACGTCGTGTTGTACATGACAACGATAGAAAACCCCCTCATTTCGCTGAAATGAGGGGGTTTTCTGATCAATCACGATTTAGCGGATTGTTTTTAATGCTGTTGCCCACGGAATGACTTGATCGAGCATTTGGTTGACCGATGTTTCTTGAACGGCTGCCGCTTTTAAGACCGATCCGTTCTCGAAATCCGTGAACAAGGATAACGCCGGATGCACCCGGACATCGGCAATCAATAACTCACCGAGGATGCCGCGCAAGTGTTCTGCTGCCCGCGCTCCACCGACAGAACCGTAAGAGACGATCCCTGCCGCTTTATTGTTCCATTCGACTCGTAAATAATCGAGCGCATTCTTGAGTGACGCTGCAATCGAGTGGTTGTATTCCTGGACGATGAAGACGAATCCGTCTTGCGCTGCGACATCCTTCGACCAATCAGCAGCACCCGACGAATCCCCATCCTTTTCACCTAGAAGCGGTAATTTGTAGTCGGCGATATCAAGAATCGTGTAGTTTGCATCCCCCCGTTGATCGGCGAGTTGTTTGACCCAGTTCCCGACTTGTGGGCTGAGACGTCCTTCACGTGTGGATCCTAAGATGATACCAATGTTTAATTTCTCCATTTTCATTTCCTCCTCTTGTTTAGATGCGGTTGGCTACGTTATCGTTACGTTCTCTTAAAGGTATTCTTTTTCGATCTTGCGCGTACTCCGGACCGTATCGATTGGACGGACCATTTGTTCGATCTGTGCTCGTTGCGGCTCGAGGAACGGTGGTAACGACAATTTCTCCCCGACCGTTTCGTATGGCTCATCCCCCATGAAACCAGGACCATCCGTTGCCCACTCGAACAAGACACCGCGCGCGACACGGGCATAAAGGGACTCGAAGAAAAAGCGATCGACGTAACCGGACGTGTTGAAGCGTAGCTGTTGCATCCGCTCGATCCATTCTTGTAAGGCAGCCGTATCTTCAACGCGGAAAGCGACGTGGTGGACCGTTCCGAATCCTTGACGTCCGCTTGGTAGAACGACGTTGTGCTCAACGATGACTTGGGCACCATTTCCGCCTTCGCCCATCTCGAACAAGTGCAGGGAACCCGCTTGATCGACTTCGCGCATCAACATCGCTTGTTCAAGTACCGCTTTTAAATTGTCGAATTCCGCGATCCGGATGTGAATTGGACCGAGTCCCGTGATCGCGAACTCGAGGGGTACCGGACCGTTTTGCCACGGTGTGCCGGAAGCGACACCTTGATTATGCTCGTCAGAGATCAACATGTATTGTTGCTCATCAAAATCGACGAACGAGAGCGTCTGCTTGCCGAATTGTTCTTTGATACCACGGTGCTTGACGTCGTATTTGTCAAAGCGTTTAATCCAGTATTCGAGTGCCGCATCCGTTGGAACACGGAACGCTGTCTTAAAGATTTCATTCGTTCCGTGTGACCCTTTTTGAATACCAGGGAAATCAAAGAACGTCATATCTGTGCCGGCAGATCCTTTATCATCGGCGAAGAATAAGTGATACGTCTGGATGTCATCCTGATTGACGGTCTTCTTGACCAATCGCATCCCTAGGACGTTCGTAAAGAAGTCATAGTTTTTCTCGGCACTGCTTGTAATCGCCGTCACGTGGTGGATTCCTTTTAATTCATTCATGAAAAATCGCTCCTTTAATGGTTATTATCTCGAATTCGAGATATCAGTCTAAAAAATTTTTATTGTTTTTTTGCTTGATAGCCGATCGTTTTGGCTGTCTCGATGAATGCTTCGAGGTCTGACGGGGCTATTCCTTGAAATACTTGATTGATTGCTTGCTCGTGCTCCGGAAAAATCGTTTCCATCAATTGTTGCCCTTCAGGTGTCAGTTCCGCAAATGTCACACGCCGATCCTCTGGACATGCTTTGCGGACAACGTAATTCTTCTTTTCAAGCTTATCGATGACGTATGTGATGCTACTGCTCGTGATCAAGACTTTTTTCCCAATCAATTGAATCGGTTGCCTGCCCCTGTGAAACAGCAACTCAAGAACTGAAAAATCCGTTGGGTTCAACCCCCATTGCGCAACGTCCTTCTTGATGACTTCATGTAACGCATCGACTGCACGCACCATGACCGTTAATGCTTTCAAGTTCGGATTCGATGGAGTCATTTCGTTCACCTCTATTGTATCTTCAATTCATATATCTTTAATTCGAGATAAATATACCATCTTGATTTTTGTTCGTCAACTGTTTTGATGATTATTTATATGACCATGATGCCTAGTAAACAAAAAACTGAGCCGAAGAAAAATTTCGGCTCAGATGGGATGAATCACATAGTTTTTAAAATAGCTTGAATATTAGACCCAATCAACGAGATCAGCGATGGCTTGACGCGTTTGCGCATGCGCCGGTGCTGCATTTCGGTAACCGAACGCTGCCATGACCGCGACATTCAGATTGTCCGTCAAATGTCCTTCTTCACGTAACAGCTGTTCGACAGCTTGTTGGTCGAACCCTTCGATTGGACACGAATCAATCCCGATTTGTGCCGCGCTGGTCATCATGTTACCGAGCGCAATGTATGTTTGTTTTGCCGACCAATCCCGCATGGCACGCTTTGATGACACAAGATCGAAGTCGGATTCTTGGAACTGACGATAAAATGAATGACGACCTTTCTGTGCTTCAGGCGTTAATCCGATCACGTCCTGCATCATATGGTTGATGTAAGGCGCGTCAAAATGCATGTCCTGTTCATTTCGAGCCAAGAGGATGACGAAGTGGCTCGCTGTCTCAAGTTGTCCAGCAGCGCCCCACGCAAACGGTGCAAGACGCGCACGAAGTGACTCATCTTGAATGACGAGAAAGCGCCACGGTTCGTAGCCAAACGATGACGGTGAAAGACGCCCCGTTTCAAGAATGAAAGCAAAATCATCTTCCGGAATCTGTTTGTCCGCAAATCGTTTTGTCGCGTGACGGAAGGCGAATGCCTCGAGAATCTGTTGTTTTCGTAAATCGGTAGTCGTTTTAGTTAACATGTTCTAGCCTCATTTCGTATGATAGTGACATCTGAAGTGTATGCCGCTTCCTAGCAAGCGACAAGTACGCACTTTGAAGTGACATACTATCAATCATGTAACTAAAGGAGACGATCCACATGCAAAACGAAGAAAGTTGTGTCTTTCTAAATATCTATTCTTGCGCGACGGCAGCGACGGTTGAAGTGATCGGTGGAAAATGGAAAGCCATCCTGATCCATCAATTGCTTGACGGTCCGCTTCGCTTTTCAGAACTATTGAAGACCTCCGAATCCATTAGTCCGCGTATCTTGACCTTACAATTACGAGAACTCGAGTACGATGGGCTGATCCAACGTGTGACATACGCAGAAGTGCCACCTCGGGTCGAGTATTCGCTTACCCCACTCGGTGAGACCCTTCGTCCACTCGTCCTGATGATGAAACAATGGGCGACCGAACACATGTCTAGCGTGCTCGAACATCGTGCTACAGGAGAACTCGTTCGATGACGTTCTCACTATATGAAGCGCATCTACCGGTAACTGATTTACATCGATCGATTGTATTTTACGAATCACTCGGATTGACCTTTGATCATACCGTTGACGATCGAATCGCATTCTTATGGATTGAACCCGGGAAAAGCTGGATTGGCCTTTGGCTTAGCGAGCACGCGAACACGCCGTATCATCCTTCCATCCGACACATCGCTTTAACTGTCGATATCGACTTTTTACGGAATGCTCCGAATTGGTTGCGCGAGCGTCAAATCGAACCACGCGCTGCATTTGGATTTGGACCAGATGAGCCCTTCGTGATGACACATAAGGATTACGCCCATGCCAAACTGCATTTCAATGATCCAGATGGCAATAGTCTTGAATTCATCTGTCATTTATCGAATCCGAAACGACTATCGAAGAAGATGACACTCCTAGAGTTCGAGACGCTAACGTTCACATAATCTAACGCCCATACAACGCGTGCCCTTCTCCTACTCGATAGTGATCTGTCCCGGAAAGAATATACGCCGTATCATCAGGTAATCCGATGGCATGATTCATTTGAGGCAGATGTTCCTGAAAACGGGTTTCCCGTTTTTCCTGGTTCAAGTGCGGACAAAGACAGCCGCTCAGCCAGCCTTGCCCCGTATCCAGACAATAGTCCGTTCCGTCCTCACTCGTACGGATTCCGTATTCCATCGCATAGATCGCTCCAGCACTGACACCGACGTACCATGTTCCACGCTTAACGGCTTGTTCAAGCAATACATCCATGCCTTTTAGAGCAAGCGTCTGAACGAGTAACGGATAATTGCCACCCCCGACATAAAGAATGTCGGCACTATCTATTAATCGTCGTTGCGTCGCCATGGATTGTTTGTCGTCAAACAGCGTGACGATCGAGACGATCGCGCCAAGTGCTTCATATGTATTTCGAAATTGGTGTTGGTATAACGATTCATCCCGACTTGCCGTCGGCAGGAAGACGATATGTGGCGCGTGTTTCGTCAGTTGAACGACATGCCGATTGATGAATTGATGAGATGGAGCAACCAGTTGACCGCCTCCGATTAGCATGAGGTTCATCTCTTTTCTCCTTTGCAACGACTTTTTAGAAAAAGGAATACAGTCCGTGTTCGTAATAATCAAATTCTCGTGTAGTCAATCGCTCGAAACGGTAGCCTTCGTAAAAGGCATCGAGGGCTCGCGGATCATCGATGATCGGACTGATCGCAAGAGCGATGTCATACCGCCGATCGCCCGGTCTCATTGCACCGACATCAATGAACGACAGCGTTCCGTCCGTCGCGACCAACAGATTGTCCGTCGTACAGTCGCCATGAATCCAACTGGCAGTTATCGCCTTCGGACAGGAGGACTTTAATCGTTTCAGTAAATCCATCGTACCAGACGTCCAAGCAGATGCGACATAACGTTCCGCTGTCATAAGTCGTTCCGTTAGCCACTCCTGTGACGTTCCCCCTGTCGTGCGTTGATGAAACTGGAAAAGATACGTTCCGAACGCTTGCCACAGCTGAATCCGCTGCTCGCTTGTCGCCTGTCTTAAGGCTGTCGACAACGTCATCCCGTCTCGCCACTGCATCAAGAGATGGCTTTGCTGTTCCGTCTTAAAAAAACCAACGTACTCCGGTAGGAACCCTGGTTCTCGTTGCATCCATTCTTCTAAGACAATCGCTTCTTCTGCGAGCCATTCTTGGTATCTCGCTTCCGTAGCAGTCTTTAGTAAGTAACTCCCTTTTTTTGCTTCAATCCGGTACACAATCGAAGTGCCCCCTTGCTCACCAAGCTTTTCGACGTGCCCGATATCCCCCGTCAGTTGTTCGATCCGTACACGTGTCGCTTCCGTCATACCGTATATCCCGTGAACGGCACTGGCGTCGACAGTCGAATCCAGGTCGACGGTTTGCCGTAGACCGATGCGTCATCAAGAAAATGTTCCAGTGTTGTAACGGACGCCGTTTGCAACTTGACCATGAAGTTATAGCTACCGGTCAGGCGGTGACACTCGACGACTTCTGGATGTCCTTTACAAAATTCAATCAAGCCTGCGCAGCGTGTCTCTTCGAACATGACGATCGCGAGTAACCCTTGCGCGAGTGCTTCCGGATTTATGACAGCGCGGAATCCTTCGATGATTCCCGCGTCCTCCATTTTTCGGACTCGTTCGATGACGGCAGGTGCCGATAACCCAATCTGTCGTCCGAGTTCCGACCACGGAATCCGGGCATCGTCTTGCAGAATCCGGACAATCTGTTGATCAATTTGGTCCATTTTTCATCTCCCTTTCGAATTAAAACCACTTTCTTCAAATTACCACGGAATCAAAGGAAAATATAGCCTTTCCCTATGTTCTCCTACTGTGCTCCTCAAAGTGCTTTTCTTATACTAATTACAGGAGGTGATACATATGGAATCAACCTGTGTCCGGTGTCAAGAAACGATTGAAACGACGGTCTATCAGTGCTCGCACGCTTGTACGTTTTGCGAACCGTGTACGAAAACGCTCGATCATATTTGCCAAAACTGCGGGGAGATGCTCGAACCCGTCACGCCAGTCGCGACATAAAAAGACGGATGCCTCGGCACCCGTCTTTTGTCTATTTAGATCGTCTCTTGTGATTGCCGCTCGGCTAAGCGCCCTTTTGCTTGTTCTTGATGCGGCTTGATCGCCGACTCCCCGAGTGCTTTCGCTAGACCTCGTGTTGGAAGATTGACATACATCGACTCATAATTGCTGACTTCGAACGTCTCATGAAAGATCCCGACCGCTTCTGTTGTCCGTGCCTTCTGATTGAATCGTTTCCACGCCGTCAAATGACGGGAACCATGGGCATATGCCATCAATTCTTCCGTCGAACGCCAATATTGAATCAACGTCACGGAACGCCAACCGACAAGTGACTCATGCGAAATCAGACCGACATCGTTTGCATAACACTCTTGTAGCATCGGTCCCATCGCCTGGACCGTCGGCAACCATTGCCGGACGGAACGCAGACGATTGATCCGTAAACCGATGATGAACACGACGACGTCTTTGTTCGGAGTCGCAATGATCCGTTTCATGTCAATTTCCTCCTCCAAGGGTCTCAAGGGAAGCGTCACACCAATCGAGTAACGCCCGTGTCTTCCGAATGCCATAATCAAGCGTCAATAACCAATAGACGGCATCATTCGAGTCCGGATAAGAACGAATCATCGCATCGATTGCTTGATACGTCTCAAGCCGTTCTTCAAGCAATCGCGCGTGCTCCTGAATTTTCTGCAAGGTAACCTCTTTTGAAGCATGTCGAGCGAAGTACAGCTTCAACAACAGGTCGTTCCGTTGCACCGGCAGCTCGACGGACGGTTCAGCGACCCATCGCGCAAGCTCCGCATGCCCGTTTTCCGTCAGGGCGAATTGTTTCCGTTCCCCATCCGTGACCTCTTCAACGATCAACCCTTCCGCCTCTAACCGTTTCAGCGTTGGATAGACTTGTCCGAAGCTAATTTTCCAAAAGTGATTCAAACTCGTATCGATCGTGTGTTTCATCTCATAACCAGACGTACACCCGCTTGCAAGAAGTCCGAGAATCGCATAACGGGTCATGTTTTCTTTTGGCATCGGTCCCTCCTATATCTAAAAGATAGTATCTTTTAGATATAGTTCCCGTTCATTCAAATGCCAAACAGGAAATTTACTGGATGAAGCAGGAATTTACGTTTTAAGTCCGAATTCTTGTTCACATACTTAATTAAAAGGAGTTCTCATATGACATACGCTAAAGCTTCTATCTTCTTTAGTTTGCTCGGTCTGCTCATCGCCTATATGATTTTCCCACCGCTCAACTGGTCGTTCGGACCGAACTCGATGCTGACGATCCCAA encodes the following:
- a CDS encoding ABC transporter permease: MWQLARRVIRQTLNDKRSVGLILLAPLLIFTLIYFLLGNDDYTPVVAISQDVPAPVSQAIEKQDLSLKTYNGSDADAYLKDHETVDVVLDMKDNQLALNLREPSTKSSKALREIQAGLASLQPTMQLETNYLYGDVDQSTFDALGFVFLSLFSFFFVFILSAMALVKERSGGTLERLMMTPIRQTDVIFGYTLGYSVFASIQAILVVLYATTVLDLPSEGSIIWVFLTMLGLAVVAVLFGATISIFAQSELQVVQLIPFTIIPQIFFSGLIPLDLIPYGLGNIGYITPIFYGASAIKEVLVYGNGWSSIWPYWLGLFLYGAALFLLNMLALNKYRGHQKRHG
- a CDS encoding DUF2200 domain-containing protein, which encodes MSYEKVFQMPMLQLYQVYRQKVERKQRTQDELDDVLFWLTGHTQSTLEQAIQTQNVAAFFEHAPALNERRFLVTGVICGIRVEHLTDPLIRNIRILDKLVDELAKGKALSKILR
- a CDS encoding NADPH-dependent FMN reductase, which gives rise to MEKLNIGIILGSTREGRLSPQVGNWVKQLADQRGDANYTILDIADYKLPLLGEKDGDSSGAADWSKDVAAQDGFVFIVQEYNHSIAASLKNALDYLRVEWNNKAAGIVSYGSVGGARAAEHLRGILGELLIADVRVHPALSLFTDFENGSVLKAAAVQETSVNQMLDQVIPWATALKTIR
- a CDS encoding ring-cleaving dioxygenase gives rise to the protein MNELKGIHHVTAITSSAEKNYDFFTNVLGMRLVKKTVNQDDIQTYHLFFADDKGSAGTDMTFFDFPGIQKGSHGTNEIFKTAFRVPTDAALEYWIKRFDKYDVKHRGIKEQFGKQTLSFVDFDEQQYMLISDEHNQGVASGTPWQNGPVPLEFAITGLGPIHIRIAEFDNLKAVLEQAMLMREVDQAGSLHLFEMGEGGNGAQVIVEHNVVLPSGRQGFGTVHHVAFRVEDTAALQEWIERMQQLRFNTSGYVDRFFFESLYARVARGVLFEWATDGPGFMGDEPYETVGEKLSLPPFLEPQRAQIEQMVRPIDTVRSTRKIEKEYL
- a CDS encoding MarR family winged helix-turn-helix transcriptional regulator — translated: MTPSNPNLKALTVMVRAVDALHEVIKKDVAQWGLNPTDFSVLELLFHRGRQPIQLIGKKVLITSSSITYVIDKLEKKNYVVRKACPEDRRVTFAELTPEGQQLMETIFPEHEQAINQVFQGIAPSDLEAFIETAKTIGYQAKKQ
- a CDS encoding NAD(P)H-dependent oxidoreductase gives rise to the protein MLTKTTTDLRKQQILEAFAFRHATKRFADKQIPEDDFAFILETGRLSPSSFGYEPWRFLVIQDESLRARLAPFAWGAAGQLETASHFVILLARNEQDMHFDAPYINHMMQDVIGLTPEAQKGRHSFYRQFQESDFDLVSSKRAMRDWSAKQTYIALGNMMTSAAQIGIDSCPIEGFDQQAVEQLLREEGHLTDNLNVAVMAAFGYRNAAPAHAQTRQAIADLVDWV
- a CDS encoding winged helix-turn-helix transcriptional regulator translates to MQNEESCVFLNIYSCATAATVEVIGGKWKAILIHQLLDGPLRFSELLKTSESISPRILTLQLRELEYDGLIQRVTYAEVPPRVEYSLTPLGETLRPLVLMMKQWATEHMSSVLEHRATGELVR
- a CDS encoding VOC family protein; translated protein: MTFSLYEAHLPVTDLHRSIVFYESLGLTFDHTVDDRIAFLWIEPGKSWIGLWLSEHANTPYHPSIRHIALTVDIDFLRNAPNWLRERQIEPRAAFGFGPDEPFVMTHKDYAHAKLHFNDPDGNSLEFICHLSNPKRLSKKMTLLEFETLTFT
- a CDS encoding Type 1 glutamine amidotransferase-like domain-containing protein yields the protein MNLMLIGGGQLVAPSHQFINRHVVQLTKHAPHIVFLPTASRDESLYQHQFRNTYEALGAIVSIVTLFDDKQSMATQRRLIDSADILYVGGGNYPLLVQTLALKGMDVLLEQAVKRGTWYVGVSAGAIYAMEYGIRTSEDGTDYCLDTGQGWLSGCLCPHLNQEKRETRFQEHLPQMNHAIGLPDDTAYILSGTDHYRVGEGHALYGR
- a CDS encoding aminoglycoside phosphotransferase family protein, producing the protein MTEATRVRIEQLTGDIGHVEKLGEQGGTSIVYRIEAKKGSYLLKTATEARYQEWLAEEAIVLEEWMQREPGFLPEYVGFFKTEQQSHLLMQWRDGMTLSTALRQATSEQRIQLWQAFGTYLFQFHQRTTGGTSQEWLTERLMTAERYVASAWTSGTMDLLKRLKSSCPKAITASWIHGDCTTDNLLVATDGTLSFIDVGAMRPGDRRYDIALAISPIIDDPRALDAFYEGYRFERLTTREFDYYEHGLYSFF
- a CDS encoding Lrp/AsnC family transcriptional regulator, which translates into the protein MDQIDQQIVRILQDDARIPWSELGRQIGLSAPAVIERVRKMEDAGIIEGFRAVINPEALAQGLLAIVMFEETRCAGLIEFCKGHPEVVECHRLTGSYNFMVKLQTASVTTLEHFLDDASVYGKPSTWIRLSTPVPFTGYTV
- a CDS encoding DUF1272 domain-containing protein; translation: MESTCVRCQETIETTVYQCSHACTFCEPCTKTLDHICQNCGEMLEPVTPVAT
- a CDS encoding DUF4188 domain-containing protein, which encodes MKRIIATPNKDVVVFIIGLRINRLRSVRQWLPTVQAMGPMLQECYANDVGLISHESLVGWRSVTLIQYWRSTEELMAYAHGSRHLTAWKRFNQKARTTEAVGIFHETFEVSNYESMYVNLPTRGLAKALGESAIKPHQEQAKGRLAERQSQETI
- a CDS encoding PadR family transcriptional regulator, encoding MPKENMTRYAILGLLASGCTSGYEMKHTIDTSLNHFWKISFGQVYPTLKRLEAEGLIVEEVTDGERKQFALTENGHAELARWVAEPSVELPVQRNDLLLKLYFARHASKEVTLQKIQEHARLLEERLETYQAIDAMIRSYPDSNDAVYWLLTLDYGIRKTRALLDWCDASLETLGGGN